The following proteins are co-located in the Fusobacteria bacterium ZRK30 genome:
- a CDS encoding response regulator yields MKKVLVVDDELSIRLLLREIIEDLDMEVFEAETAVVGLQMMKEENFDLIIMDIQMPQMNGLDAMRKLREVTDAPVFILTAFSHLEGVVENLGVEIQGFIEKPFDIDELAQKIKKQVEGTSN; encoded by the coding sequence ATGAAAAAAGTATTAGTTGTAGATGATGAGTTAAGTATTAGATTGCTACTGAGAGAGATAATTGAAGATCTGGATATGGAGGTTTTTGAAGCAGAGACTGCTGTAGTGGGTTTACAGATGATGAAGGAGGAAAATTTTGATCTTATCATCATGGATATTCAGATGCCTCAGATGAATGGATTGGACGCCATGAGAAAATTAAGGGAGGTAACAGATGCTCCGGTATTTATTTTGACTGCCTTCAGTCATTTAGAGGGTGTGGTGGAAAACTTAGGAGTGGAGATCCAAGGTTTTATAGAAAAACCATTTGATATAGATGAATTAGCCCAGAAGATAAAAAAACAAGTAGAGGGTACCAGTAATTAA
- a CDS encoding SpoIIE family protein phosphatase, with translation MEYVLIVFIVGVLSLILLKKNERKNIDEMHTLIEKIGKREDYSEIMEELKESYEETVKTIRFQEAQLNNSVKELKEFKDELNVTYDSLLKKSAQLEYSNEELEKKVANLSNINAVARTVLSTLELDKIIGVILDAYFVLTGVKKIAIYLWKDGELELKQTKGKFINTGNVNFSMEELAKYTRSDYKNIYTQISKSIEATEDESIVISDLVVKGKELGVIYIVEDRDKLSYSDEATISALAIQVAIAINNALIYSELIIKERLDNELEVASNIQKKLLPQSLGDINGVEIAQYFNPAKEVGGDYYDYSLSGENKLWITIGDVSGKGVPAAFLMALIRSVLKTLEYKDSYPLEVLTDLNDIIYPDISEDMFVTIFHSQYDFLTKTLYYSNAGHNPLILYKARTGEVLEENIKGVAVGFLESYEYKMGKIKLEKGDVLLYYTDGLTEAENPRKELYGIERLKEVISKNYDLNAEGIKVELLDSLNEFVEEKEQIDDMTFVILKIEL, from the coding sequence ATGGAATATGTTTTAATTGTTTTTATAGTAGGAGTATTATCATTGATCCTGCTGAAAAAAAATGAAAGAAAAAATATAGATGAGATGCATACACTTATAGAAAAAATAGGTAAGAGGGAAGACTATTCAGAGATAATGGAAGAGCTCAAGGAATCCTATGAAGAAACGGTAAAAACCATAAGGTTTCAAGAGGCACAGTTGAATAACTCAGTTAAGGAGTTAAAAGAATTTAAAGATGAGCTTAATGTTACCTATGATTCTCTTTTAAAAAAATCGGCTCAGTTGGAATATTCCAACGAGGAATTGGAAAAAAAAGTAGCGAATTTATCCAATATAAATGCAGTAGCAAGGACCGTTCTGTCAACCTTGGAATTAGATAAGATTATAGGAGTTATCCTGGATGCTTATTTTGTTTTGACAGGGGTAAAGAAAATAGCAATATACCTGTGGAAAGATGGAGAACTAGAGTTGAAGCAGACAAAAGGGAAGTTTATAAACACAGGAAATGTAAATTTTTCAATGGAAGAGTTGGCTAAATACACTAGAAGTGACTATAAAAATATATATACCCAGATATCTAAATCCATAGAAGCTACAGAGGACGAAAGTATAGTTATTTCTGATCTGGTGGTAAAAGGGAAGGAACTGGGAGTAATCTATATCGTTGAAGATAGAGATAAGTTGAGTTATAGTGATGAGGCGACAATTTCAGCTCTGGCTATCCAGGTAGCCATTGCCATAAATAATGCTTTGATATATTCAGAATTAATAATAAAGGAACGTCTGGATAATGAACTGGAAGTTGCTTCAAATATTCAGAAAAAATTATTACCTCAGTCATTGGGAGATATAAATGGTGTCGAGATAGCACAGTACTTTAATCCGGCTAAGGAAGTGGGAGGAGATTACTATGACTATTCCCTTTCAGGAGAGAACAAACTTTGGATAACGATAGGAGATGTAAGCGGTAAAGGAGTTCCGGCTGCGTTTTTAATGGCTTTAATAAGATCTGTATTGAAAACGTTGGAATATAAAGACTCATATCCTCTTGAAGTTTTAACCGATCTAAATGATATAATTTACCCGGACATAAGTGAAGACATGTTTGTGACTATCTTTCACAGTCAATATGATTTTTTAACTAAGACACTTTATTACTCCAATGCAGGACATAATCCCCTTATCTTGTATAAAGCTAGAACAGGAGAAGTTTTAGAAGAAAATATTAAAGGGGTAGCAGTAGGATTTTTAGAATCTTATGAGTATAAAATGGGTAAGATAAAATTAGAGAAGGGAGATGTCCTTCTATACTATACTGATGGATTGACAGAGGCTGAAAATCCGAGAAAAGAACTTTATGGAATTGAAAGGCTGAAGGAAGTTATTAGCAAAAATTATGACCTGAATGCCGAAGGGATAAAGGTTGAACTTTTAGATTCCCTCAATGAATTTGTGGAAGAAAAGGAACAGATAGATGATATGACATTTGTTATTTTAAAAATTGAATTATAA
- a CDS encoding purine-nucleoside phosphorylase — MYSKVVETTSFLKETTKYRPRVAIVLGSGLGNLVDFIDDKMEIDYSDIPNFPVSTVAGHDGKLVFGKIAGVEVVAMKGRFHFYEGYDMKEVTYPMYVMKQFGIEKLIVSNAAGGSNKSYDPGTLMLINDHINAFGTNPLIGKNDDRFGPRFPDMTEAYKIYLRDLAKEVADNLGIAYKEGVYLGTTGPTYETGAEVRAFSGMGADAIGMSTVPEVTVANYLGIDVLGISCITNMATGIAKKAHSHEDVVDVAKKAGENFCNWIVNIVKKIG; from the coding sequence ATGTATAGTAAAGTAGTTGAAACAACAAGCTTTTTAAAAGAAACAACAAAATATAGACCAAGAGTAGCTATAGTATTAGGTTCAGGATTAGGAAACTTAGTGGACTTTATAGATGATAAGATGGAGATTGATTATAGTGATATTCCAAATTTTCCTGTATCAACTGTAGCAGGTCATGACGGTAAATTAGTATTTGGAAAAATTGCAGGAGTAGAAGTAGTAGCGATGAAAGGAAGGTTTCATTTCTATGAAGGTTACGACATGAAAGAAGTAACTTATCCTATGTATGTTATGAAGCAGTTTGGAATTGAAAAATTAATAGTTAGTAATGCTGCTGGTGGAAGTAACAAAAGTTATGATCCGGGAACATTGATGTTAATAAACGATCATATAAATGCATTTGGAACTAATCCGCTTATCGGTAAAAACGATGACAGATTTGGACCGAGATTTCCAGATATGACAGAAGCTTATAAGATATACCTTAGAGATTTGGCTAAGGAAGTTGCAGATAATTTAGGTATAGCTTATAAAGAAGGTGTATATTTAGGAACTACAGGACCTACATATGAAACTGGAGCAGAAGTAAGAGCATTTTCTGGTATGGGTGCAGACGCTATAGGGATGTCTACAGTACCAGAGGTAACAGTAGCAAACTATTTAGGAATAGATGTACTGGGAATATCTTGTATCACAAATATGGCTACAGGAATAGCAAAAAAAGCACATTCTCATGAAGATGTAGTGGATGTAGCGAAAAAAGCTGGAGAAAATTTCTGTAACTGGATAGTAAATATAGTAAAAAAAATAGGATAA
- a CDS encoding ABC transporter ATP-binding protein, with the protein MTNYILEMKNMRKTFLGGKVVANDDITLNIVKGEKHAIVGENGAGKSTLMKILNGLYTPTSGTISLNGNVVDIKGPGEAAKLGIGMVYQHFMLVPTLTVAENMILGVEPTKGMNLDINKAREDVRKVSEKYGLAIDPDAIISDLSVGIQQRVEILKILFKGADLLIFDEPTAVLIPQEVKELYKIMDNLIEEGKTIIFISHKLQEVLDISDNITVIRRGKDVANFETKDATKQKIANAMVGRPVLFTTEKPEVTIGEKIVEIKDLEVKNNKGLPAVKKVSLDIRAGEVLGIAGVEGSGQSELVEAITGLRKVESGTFTLNSEDLVGKTPRHITLAGLAHVPEDRHARAAVSEFSVRDTFAFGVHREKFTKNRILLDVDKLEKEAEFFMEAHDIRPRGIKTAFGKLSGGNQQKIIVARELEKKHDFIIASQPTRGVDIGAIEAIHKLILEEKKTGKAVMVVSAELSEILNLSDRIAVMCGGEITGILGREDATEEKIGILMAGGKL; encoded by the coding sequence GTGACAAACTATATTTTAGAAATGAAAAATATGAGAAAAACTTTTTTAGGTGGGAAAGTCGTAGCAAATGATGATATCACTTTAAACATAGTCAAAGGGGAAAAACATGCTATTGTAGGAGAAAATGGTGCCGGTAAATCTACATTGATGAAAATACTAAACGGATTATACACTCCTACATCGGGAACTATATCTTTAAATGGAAATGTTGTGGATATAAAAGGTCCTGGAGAAGCGGCTAAATTAGGGATAGGAATGGTATATCAGCATTTCATGTTGGTGCCTACCCTGACAGTTGCAGAAAATATGATCTTAGGTGTTGAGCCTACCAAGGGAATGAACCTTGATATTAACAAGGCTCGTGAAGATGTAAGAAAAGTATCTGAAAAATATGGTTTAGCCATAGACCCAGATGCTATAATATCAGATCTTTCAGTTGGAATCCAGCAGAGGGTAGAGATATTAAAGATATTATTCAAGGGTGCTGATCTACTTATATTTGATGAGCCTACAGCAGTATTAATTCCTCAGGAAGTAAAGGAACTATATAAGATAATGGATAACCTTATTGAAGAGGGAAAGACTATTATATTTATCTCTCATAAACTTCAGGAAGTATTGGATATTTCAGATAATATCACAGTAATCAGAAGGGGAAAAGATGTGGCGAATTTTGAGACTAAAGATGCCACAAAGCAAAAAATTGCAAATGCCATGGTTGGTAGACCGGTATTATTTACTACTGAAAAACCAGAGGTTACTATTGGTGAGAAGATAGTTGAGATCAAAGATTTAGAGGTAAAAAATAATAAAGGGTTACCGGCAGTAAAAAAAGTTTCTCTTGATATAAGAGCAGGAGAGGTATTAGGTATTGCAGGTGTAGAAGGATCCGGGCAATCGGAACTTGTAGAAGCTATTACAGGATTAAGAAAGGTAGAATCTGGAACGTTTACTCTGAATAGCGAGGATCTGGTAGGAAAGACTCCTAGACATATTACATTAGCCGGACTAGCTCATGTCCCAGAAGACAGACATGCAAGAGCAGCAGTATCAGAATTTTCAGTGAGAGATACATTTGCTTTTGGGGTACACAGAGAAAAGTTTACAAAGAACAGAATTTTATTAGATGTAGATAAATTAGAAAAAGAAGCAGAATTCTTTATGGAAGCTCATGATATAAGACCTAGAGGAATAAAAACAGCCTTTGGAAAATTATCAGGTGGAAACCAGCAAAAGATAATTGTAGCCAGAGAATTAGAGAAAAAACATGATTTCATCATAGCTTCTCAGCCTACAAGAGGTGTAGATATTGGAGCTATTGAAGCTATCCATAAGCTGATCTTGGAAGAAAAGAAAACTGGAAAGGCAGTGATGGTAGTGTCAGCAGAACTATCTGAAATCTTAAACTTAAGTGACAGAATAGCAGTTATGTGTGGTGGAGAGATTACAGGAATTCTAGGCAGAGAAGATGCTACAGAAGAAAAGATCGGAATCTTAATGGCTGGAGGGAAGTTATAA
- a CDS encoding ABC transporter permease, whose product MNRKLQGLLVPILAVFIALLLGAGIIAYLGENPLTAYYYLFTGAFDGQRAVARTLLEATPMIFTGLSVMVAFKAGLFNIGAQGQVVMGGLAAAAVGAFVHNIGINNVFVVLIIAAAAGFAWSGIAGWLKAKLGVHEVISTIMLNYIALNFEQYGLNYPLKAGGPNGPSPQTPPVFESSRLAMLMPDTKVALNVGFIIAVIAVIIIWFMFEKTITGYEIKAVGLNPTASENAGINVKWRILFAMGLAGSLSGLAGAERILGGVGQYTYRQGIMGSYGFDGIAVALLGKNTPVGALFAAILFAALRTGGRSMQFNTSIPSQIIIIIQAIIILLIAAENMFHAILDKKKKVSN is encoded by the coding sequence ATGAATAGAAAATTACAAGGATTATTAGTTCCTATCTTAGCGGTATTTATTGCACTACTTTTAGGGGCAGGAATAATCGCTTATTTAGGAGAAAATCCATTAACAGCATATTACTATCTGTTTACAGGGGCTTTTGATGGTCAGAGAGCAGTTGCCAGAACACTGTTAGAAGCAACACCTATGATATTTACCGGATTATCTGTAATGGTAGCTTTTAAAGCTGGATTATTTAATATCGGAGCTCAAGGTCAAGTTGTAATGGGTGGATTAGCAGCAGCAGCAGTTGGAGCTTTTGTACACAATATCGGAATAAATAATGTATTTGTAGTATTGATCATAGCAGCAGCAGCAGGTTTTGCCTGGTCAGGAATTGCAGGATGGTTAAAGGCCAAGTTAGGAGTACATGAAGTAATATCTACTATCATGTTAAACTATATAGCCTTAAACTTTGAGCAATATGGATTAAACTATCCATTAAAAGCTGGTGGACCTAATGGACCGAGTCCTCAAACTCCTCCAGTATTTGAAAGCAGCAGATTAGCTATGTTGATGCCTGATACAAAGGTGGCACTTAACGTAGGATTTATCATAGCAGTAATAGCTGTGATAATTATCTGGTTTATGTTTGAAAAAACTATCACTGGATATGAAATCAAAGCCGTTGGACTTAATCCTACAGCTTCTGAAAATGCAGGAATAAATGTAAAATGGAGAATATTATTTGCCATGGGATTAGCAGGATCGTTATCTGGTTTAGCAGGTGCCGAAAGAATCCTTGGTGGGGTAGGACAATATACCTACAGACAGGGAATCATGGGAAGTTATGGTTTTGACGGTATCGCAGTAGCACTGCTGGGTAAGAACACTCCAGTAGGAGCACTATTTGCAGCTATACTGTTTGCAGCACTGAGAACCGGTGGTAGATCTATGCAGTTTAATACATCTATCCCGAGTCAAATCATAATAATTATTCAGGCTATCATAATATTACTGATTGCAGCAGAGAACATGTTCCATGCAATATTAGATAAAAAAAAGAAGGTGAGTAACTAA
- a CDS encoding ABC transporter permease — MSIFISLILATIRQAAPILITAIGGMFSELTGVVNIGLEGMMLMGAFSAAVVSYYTGNPYVGILGGMMAGGIMALLHAILSIKYKGNQVVSGVAINLFASGFTVFMLRVLFNQSGNTPTVPKTATFFGMSIIVFIIYAIAFASHWFIYKTVWGLRMRAVGEHPLAADTVGINVLKVRYFGVIMSGLLAGLGGAYLSIGALSQFTKEMSAGRGFIALAALVFGKWTPGGVLGASLLFGFADAGQTLIQQYVTGVPPQFIQMLPYILTLLALAGVVGKAVAPASSGKPYDKSDD; from the coding sequence ATGTCTATCTTTATAAGTTTAATCTTAGCTACAATCAGACAAGCAGCTCCTATATTAATTACGGCAATTGGTGGAATGTTCTCTGAACTTACAGGTGTTGTAAATATAGGACTAGAAGGTATGATGTTGATGGGTGCATTCTCAGCAGCAGTAGTTTCATACTATACAGGAAATCCATATGTTGGAATACTTGGTGGAATGATGGCTGGTGGAATCATGGCATTACTTCATGCAATCCTTAGTATTAAATATAAGGGAAATCAAGTAGTATCAGGGGTAGCGATCAATCTATTCGCTTCTGGATTTACAGTATTTATGTTAAGAGTATTATTCAATCAATCTGGAAATACTCCTACAGTACCTAAAACAGCTACATTCTTTGGAATGTCTATAATAGTATTTATAATCTATGCAATTGCCTTTGCATCTCACTGGTTTATCTATAAAACAGTATGGGGTCTTAGGATGAGAGCTGTTGGAGAACATCCATTAGCAGCAGATACAGTAGGTATCAACGTATTAAAAGTAAGATATTTTGGTGTAATCATGTCAGGGCTGTTAGCTGGTCTTGGAGGAGCTTACCTATCTATCGGTGCATTATCACAGTTTACTAAAGAGATGTCGGCAGGTAGAGGATTTATAGCCTTAGCAGCCTTAGTATTTGGTAAATGGACACCAGGTGGAGTATTAGGAGCAAGTTTACTGTTTGGTTTTGCAGATGCAGGACAGACTTTAATTCAGCAATATGTAACTGGGGTACCACCTCAATTTATTCAAATGTTACCATACATCCTTACACTATTAGCCTTAGCAGGAGTAGTAGGGAAGGCAGTGGCACCAGCTAGTTCTGGAAAGCCATATGATAAGAGTGACGACTAG
- a CDS encoding B12-binding domain-containing radical SAM protein — MPYEGAIYRPPSESNSLILQVTVGCSHNRCTFCSMYKDKSFRMKTKEEIFEDIDSYTNDFYTKAFLADGDAMLLQTDLLIEIIRRIRIKMPKIKRVGIYAHANNLKTKSVEELKLLHSEGLNIVYVGIESGSDKILEKINKGITSSEMEKQLVKVSESGIKLSIMIISGLGGKELTYEHAIESAKLLSKVKPKFLSLLTLMLEEGTQFYNDVKSNKIELLNPEEILLETKLMIENLELKNTIFRVNHASNYLSLEGVLNRDRERILEEINTAVRDKDYIPEYFRRL, encoded by the coding sequence ATGCCATATGAAGGAGCAATATACCGACCACCTAGTGAGAGCAACAGCCTGATTTTACAAGTTACTGTGGGATGTTCCCACAATAGATGTACTTTTTGTTCCATGTATAAGGATAAATCATTTCGAATGAAAACTAAGGAAGAGATATTTGAGGATATTGATAGTTATACCAATGATTTTTATACCAAAGCTTTCCTGGCTGATGGAGATGCAATGTTACTACAAACCGATCTGCTCATTGAAATAATCAGACGGATTAGAATAAAGATGCCGAAGATTAAAAGGGTTGGGATCTATGCCCACGCCAATAATTTAAAGACTAAATCTGTAGAAGAATTGAAATTACTTCACTCTGAGGGATTGAACATAGTCTATGTTGGGATAGAAAGCGGCAGTGATAAAATTCTGGAAAAAATAAACAAGGGGATCACTTCCAGTGAGATGGAAAAACAATTGGTAAAAGTCTCAGAGAGCGGGATAAAACTTTCTATAATGATCATCTCGGGATTAGGAGGCAAAGAATTAACCTATGAACATGCCATAGAATCAGCTAAACTCCTCAGCAAAGTTAAGCCTAAATTTCTCTCCCTCCTGACTCTGATGCTGGAGGAGGGAACTCAGTTTTATAACGATGTAAAGAGTAATAAAATAGAGTTGTTGAACCCCGAGGAGATCTTATTGGAGACCAAATTAATGATAGAAAATTTGGAGTTAAAAAATACTATATTTCGGGTAAATCATGCTTCTAACTACCTGAGTTTGGAGGGAGTGCTGAATAGGGACAGGGAACGGATTTTAGAAGAGATAAATACAGCTGTAAGAGATAAAGATTACATACCTGAATATTTTAGGAGATTGTAA
- a CDS encoding DUF3870 domain-containing protein codes for MKKKNVYVSGYGKAHEKSAITKIYGIFALGMIVDPNTDEILEVEGSLVLDITKNFLKCLFVGEKITDEKKIIEKINDLYFGASKKAFIIAYKDALRRYKEKIKYNI; via the coding sequence TTGAAGAAAAAAAATGTATATGTATCGGGGTACGGAAAAGCACATGAAAAATCAGCTATAACAAAAATATATGGAATTTTTGCTCTGGGGATGATAGTAGATCCTAATACAGATGAGATCTTAGAAGTGGAAGGATCTTTAGTTTTGGATATAACTAAAAATTTTTTAAAGTGTCTGTTTGTAGGAGAGAAAATCACAGATGAAAAAAAAATAATTGAAAAGATTAATGATCTATATTTTGGAGCCTCAAAAAAAGCATTTATTATAGCTTATAAGGATGCATTGAGAAGGTATAAGGAGAAAATTAAATATAATATTTAA
- the murI gene encoding glutamate racemase produces the protein MHKIGIFDSGVGGLTVLKEIQNIVPLSHIVYYGDNGNAPYGDKTELEIKELCLKIGEFLYENEVDVIVIACNTATAASIKAMKNKFPIPVIGVIEPGIRAALEVTQNKNIGVILTPASAKMGAYKNVFDLVAPSDHSLTEKGCKLICPMVENGWEDHYGNYLTDEIIKLYIEQISSEIDTLILGCTHYPIVEKNIAKYFKKNIVNPANETANELLKKLSMIKPKDENNTCPKVEFIVSGDSEKFIDFAGKFLGEKIENIYELDLHKKYKELFYNAV, from the coding sequence ATGCATAAGATCGGCATATTTGATTCAGGGGTAGGAGGATTAACAGTTCTTAAAGAGATTCAAAATATAGTTCCTTTAAGTCATATAGTTTACTATGGAGACAATGGAAATGCTCCCTATGGGGATAAAACAGAATTAGAGATAAAGGAACTTTGCTTAAAAATAGGGGAGTTTCTATATGAAAATGAAGTTGATGTCATAGTGATAGCCTGTAATACAGCTACTGCAGCATCGATAAAGGCAATGAAAAACAAATTTCCCATCCCTGTCATAGGTGTAATAGAACCTGGAATAAGAGCAGCATTAGAAGTTACGCAAAATAAAAATATAGGTGTAATATTAACTCCTGCAAGTGCCAAAATGGGGGCATATAAAAATGTATTTGACTTAGTAGCTCCTAGTGATCATTCTCTGACTGAAAAAGGATGTAAACTTATCTGTCCAATGGTAGAAAATGGATGGGAGGATCACTATGGTAATTATCTAACCGATGAAATAATCAAGCTCTATATAGAACAAATTTCCTCTGAAATAGATACCCTTATCTTGGGCTGTACCCATTATCCTATTGTCGAAAAGAATATAGCTAAATATTTTAAAAAAAATATAGTGAATCCAGCCAATGAAACTGCAAATGAACTGTTGAAAAAACTTTCGATGATTAAACCAAAAGATGAAAATAATACCTGTCCAAAGGTTGAATTTATAGTCAGTGGAGACAGCGAGAAATTCATTGATTTTGCTGGGAAATTCTTGGGAGAAAAGATAGAAAATATATATGAATTAGACCTGCACAAGAAATATAAAGAATTATTTTATAACGCAGTATAA
- a CDS encoding toxin-antitoxin system YwqK family antitoxin, translating to MKKIGIILTVLTLILSGCNNNQTKGEEETGKVEKITLNQLENREDILYKVGEEVPYTGLVIGNSSKGVNLTERSYKDGKLNGEYITYYENGEMKEKVNYKNDEVDGEKVTYYENGNRKSVSNYLEGVLEGQNIRFYDNKQESEIENYKNNKLSGEKVTYYRGGEIKEKSNYAGDKLEGEYLLFYTNGQIKLKVNYKSGEVDGDYITYYKDGQINNKKTYLNRNLNGEASEYYKDGNLRVKKNYSNGKLDGEYITYYENGQIKDQSNYVDGEYDGKDISYYMTGQIKKEANYVEGKLNGKYTRYYENGKRKYTYNYKMGIREGNKGKESAEDIKK from the coding sequence ATGAAAAAAATAGGAATTATATTGACTGTGTTGACACTAATATTAAGTGGATGTAATAATAACCAGACTAAAGGGGAAGAAGAAACAGGGAAGGTAGAAAAAATAACATTAAACCAATTGGAAAACAGGGAAGATATTCTCTATAAAGTAGGAGAAGAAGTGCCATATACAGGATTAGTAATTGGAAACTCTAGTAAAGGGGTTAATTTAACAGAGAGAAGTTATAAAGATGGGAAATTAAATGGAGAATATATAACTTATTATGAAAATGGAGAGATGAAAGAAAAAGTAAACTATAAGAATGATGAAGTAGATGGTGAAAAGGTAACTTATTATGAAAATGGAAATAGAAAAAGTGTATCTAATTATCTTGAAGGGGTATTAGAGGGTCAAAATATCAGATTTTATGATAATAAACAAGAGAGCGAAATAGAAAATTATAAAAATAATAAGTTGAGCGGTGAAAAGGTGACTTATTATAGGGGAGGAGAAATAAAGGAAAAAAGTAATTATGCAGGAGATAAGTTAGAGGGAGAATATTTGTTATTCTATACAAATGGTCAAATTAAATTAAAAGTAAATTATAAAAGTGGTGAGGTTGATGGGGATTATATAACCTACTATAAAGATGGTCAGATCAATAATAAAAAAACATATTTAAATAGAAATCTCAATGGGGAAGCTTCGGAGTATTATAAAGATGGAAATCTGAGAGTCAAAAAAAATTATAGTAACGGAAAGCTGGATGGAGAATATATAACTTATTATGAAAATGGTCAAATAAAAGATCAAAGTAACTATGTAGATGGAGAATATGATGGGAAAGATATCTCCTACTATATGACAGGGCAGATAAAAAAAGAAGCAAACTATGTAGAGGGTAAATTAAATGGAAAATATACTCGATATTATGAAAATGGAAAGAGAAAATATACTTATAACTACAAAATGGGGATACGAGAGGGAAATAAGGGAAAAGAATCTGCAGAAGATATAAAAAAATAA
- a CDS encoding MATE family efflux transporter — MNIELEKKKILPLLIKFSIPSTVAVLINMIYNITDRYFIGQNVGRDGIGALAIIFPITILIGGIGMFFAIGGASEAGIKLGERDKDGAEKVLGTTIFWIIMIGLGLTALILLNLTSILEILGASKNNIGYAYTYYAYIIPTLVLQLVFMSLNAFIRTEGNPMLSMKINLLGAALNTFLDYILIVRFGMGIKGAAIGTAAAGVVPAVIQLYHFFRSDIITLKLKNIRPNLEVMTGIAKIGIGSFLNQLLNGISVYIMNIKLNYYGGDLAIAAVGIVSTSRNFINTSFIGFNQGRQPILSYNYGAKKFDRVKETFILSTKITFTVALTLVFIVVGNSDTVARFFVNDEKLIEFTGHAIRLNLFMMVSTALYLSGTNYFQAVGKGKKTTQLLTIRLAVLTIPLIYILPVFWGLNGVWLAFPISDTIAAVVAMYFMRKEFKEMKSNPSVESISL; from the coding sequence ATGAATATAGAATTAGAGAAAAAAAAGATATTGCCACTACTTATAAAATTTTCCATACCATCAACTGTAGCGGTTCTGATAAATATGATATACAACATTACCGACAGATATTTTATAGGTCAGAATGTAGGAAGGGACGGGATAGGAGCCTTAGCTATTATATTCCCTATAACTATATTGATAGGTGGAATTGGGATGTTTTTTGCCATTGGAGGAGCTTCAGAAGCAGGGATAAAATTAGGAGAAAGGGATAAGGATGGAGCCGAAAAGGTCTTAGGGACTACCATATTTTGGATAATCATGATCGGTCTCGGACTAACAGCTTTAATTCTTCTGAATTTAACTTCGATTTTAGAAATTTTAGGAGCCAGTAAAAATAATATAGGTTATGCCTATACCTACTATGCTTATATAATTCCAACACTTGTACTTCAATTGGTGTTTATGTCCCTCAATGCTTTCATCAGAACAGAGGGAAATCCCATGTTGTCTATGAAGATTAATTTGCTTGGAGCAGCTTTAAATACTTTTTTGGACTATATCTTAATTGTAAGATTTGGAATGGGGATAAAGGGAGCAGCCATAGGAACAGCTGCCGCCGGTGTAGTTCCTGCAGTAATACAGTTATATCACTTTTTCAGGTCGGACATAATAACTTTAAAATTAAAAAATATAAGACCTAATTTAGAAGTGATGACGGGGATTGCAAAGATAGGGATAGGGTCATTTTTAAACCAACTCCTAAATGGAATTTCAGTATATATTATGAATATCAAGTTAAACTATTATGGGGGAGATCTGGCTATAGCAGCAGTTGGAATAGTATCTACTTCCAGAAATTTTATAAATACAAGTTTTATAGGATTTAACCAGGGGAGACAGCCCATACTATCTTATAACTATGGAGCAAAAAAATTTGACAGGGTGAAGGAAACTTTCATATTATCCACAAAGATCACATTTACAGTGGCCTTAACCCTTGTTTTTATAGTTGTAGGAAATTCAGATACAGTAGCTAGATTTTTTGTGAACGATGAAAAACTTATAGAATTTACAGGTCATGCAATAAGATTGAATCTATTTATGATGGTATCTACAGCTCTCTACCTGTCAGGTACAAATTATTTCCAGGCAGTGGGAAAGGGGAAAAAAACTACTCAGTTATTGACCATAAGGTTAGCGGTACTGACTATACCTCTTATATATATATTACCTGTATTTTGGGGGTTAAATGGTGTTTGGCTTGCATTTCCAATTTCAGATACAATAGCTGCAGTAGTTGCTATGTATTTTATGAGGAAAGAATTTAAGGAAATGAAGAGTAATCCTTCGGTTGAATCGATTTCACTTTAG